One genomic region from Rosa rugosa chromosome 1, drRosRugo1.1, whole genome shotgun sequence encodes:
- the LOC133730659 gene encoding uncharacterized protein LOC133730659 → MQKLTSIIEEEVRVHISSKNSDNELQVDGNDCGLAIDRVENIVAYGTVIQVNVEEGNQKIHGVSLGEDNVRVSVIGTIVHDALLPFPVKDADIVTVGDAIGTCVAWPRKLVVIPAPEAPPKPIEQKITKRANPKKRIRDSFDDDNEDLENLPTNLPLPVKDLCMWAKTELMDGATIHTTFGGEIFGHSRKAVIFRRDIYNMANMLEVSGGVIVFYMSYIYGVLKKSKMLDMVGFMDPAHTGIIGCGNPTERARSMSNRYMLGKPGQIFLVPYNSGAHWMLSVVNPDEEAVHFMDPLKRRLCAGEWKSIVDNSIKIFNAQKGRKGRKIIQWKNLAVSWLEFL, encoded by the exons ATGCAGAAACTAACTTCTATAATTGAAGAGGAGGTTAGAGTCCACATATCTTCGAAAAATTCTGACAAT GAGCTGCAGGTTGATGGGAACGACTGCGGACTGGCAATAGACAGGGTCGAAAATATTGTTGCTTATGGTACTGTCATTCAAGTTAATGTTGAGGAAGGCAATCAGAAGATCCATGGGGTTTCATTGGGAGAGGACAATGTGCGTGTCTCAGTCATTGGAACCATTGTGCATGATGCCTTGCTACCATTTCCAGTGAAGGATGCTGACATAGTCACTGTCGGAGACGCCATTGGGACTTGTGTTGCTTGGCCAAGAAAGCTAGTTGTTATCCCTGCACCAGAGGCACCCCCTAAACCCATTGAGCAGAAA ATAACAAAGCGTGCTAATCCGAAGAAGAGAATCAGAGATTCATTTGATGATGACAATGAAGACCTGGAAAACTTGCCGACGAATCTGCCATTACCAGTAAAGGACTTGTGTATGTGGGCCAAGACTGAATTGATGGATGGCGCCACAATCCACACAACATTTGGTGGGGAAATTTTCGGCCATTCTAGGAAAGCCGTCATCTTTAGAAGGGATATCTATAACATGGCTAACATGCTGGAAGTATCTGGAGGAGTCATTGTTTTTTACATGAG CTACATTTATGGAGTCCTGAAGAAGTCTAAGATGCTTGATATGGTTGGCTTTATGGACCCTGCACACACCGGTATAATTGGGTGTGGAAATCCCACTGAACGGGCACGGTCTATGTCAAATCGGTACATGTTAGGGAAACCGGGGCAAATATTTTTGGTTCCATATAACTCAGG TGCTCATTGGATGTTGTCGGTGGTGAACCCGGATGAAGAAGCCGTGCATTTCATGGATCCGCTAAAAAGGCGACTTTGTGCTGGTGAATGGAAAAGTATTGTCGACAA ctctattaaaatcttcaaTGCCCAAAAGGGTAGGAAAGGAAGGAAAATAATCCAATGGAAGAATCTTGCTGTAAGTTGGTTGGAATTTTTATAG
- the LOC133730667 gene encoding uncharacterized protein LOC133730667 yields the protein MAPSNRAAAAKAIALRMKAVQMKRTSSKDAGPSTTPKALSPKKRVVSAKKKEVSPKKKVVQTKKKTRSPKKKTKAVSEKSVSKTKSGNSSKSNKIEDGDDEEDPNATGGLKLLRRGMVTMNRITRRLIRGRKLTIQINDKGEPYGKAAKEMQSYIGVLARTKISIVTGDWREVDPEEKQKIWESIMDAYVIPKECKKLVITSAANKWREFKSKLTNKYIIPYMDTPELLENPPDDYRCVKKADWDIFVADRISAKFQELRDAQIEKRKENRYPHRMARKGYANLEAELVSFWMILIELCE from the exons ATGGCGCCATCTAATAGAGCAGCAGCAGCTAAAGCGATAGCTTTGAGGATGAAAGCTGTGCAAATGAAAAGAACTAGCTCTAAGGATGCAGGGCCGTCAACCACACCTAAAGCTTTGTCTCCAAAGAAGAGGGTTGTGTCTGCTAAGAAGAAGGAGGTGTCCCCGAAGAAGAAGGTTGTCCAAACTAAGAAGAAGACTAGATCCccgaagaagaagacaaaggcTGTATCAGAGAAATCTGTATCAAAGACCAAGTCTGGAAATAGTTCTAAGTCTAATAAGATAGAGGATGGTGATGATGAGGAAGATCCTAATGCAACTGGTGGTTTGAAGCTGCTAAGGCGAGGGATGGTGACAATGAATCGCATTACAAGGCGACTCATCAGAGGGAGAAAGCTAACCATACAGATTAATGATAAGGGGGAACCTTATGGTAAGGCTGCAAAAGAAATGCAGTCTTACATTGGGGTCTTAGCACGTACAAAGATCTCGATTGTCACTGGTGATTGGAGAGAGGTGGACCCTgaggaaaaacagaaaatctggGAATCTATTATG GATGCATATGTGATCCCTAAAGAATGTAAGAAGCTGGTGATTACCTCTGCTGCAAATAAATGGAGGGAATTTAAAAGCAAATTGACCAACAAGTACATTATCCCTTATATGGATACCCCTGAATTGCTTGAAAATCCACCGGATGATTATCGATGTGTTAAGAAGGCTGATTGGGATATCTTTGTCGCTGACAGGATTTCAGCAAAATTTCAG GAACTGCGTGATgcacaaatagaaaaaagaaaggaaaatcgGTACCCTCATCGTATGGCACGTAAAGGATATGCTAACTTAGAAGCCGAACTGGTTAGTTTTTGGATGATACTTATTGAACTTTGTGAATAG
- the LOC133730675 gene encoding uncharacterized protein LOC133730675: MDKSWMHADRRSLKFKIGLEDFLKFALANARDISKICCPCLKCCNNDEFSVGVIKDHIYFNGIDVRYKQWKWHGEPSAMNADILGESETVDMGTDFGIGDEDDEISSDSNEFLRFVEDGDKPLYPGCTKTTKLNGLIQTFNLKAKHGMTDSCYSDMLIMIGMLLPEGNEVPGSIYEAKKTLAALGMGYERIHACPNDCILYRGQHAEATSCPTCGESRWKLGRDNTNKEGVPGKVLWYFPPIPRFKRMFQSTKTAKDLTWHANDRKTDGMMRHPADSPTWKLVDTKWPEFGSEPRNLRLALSSDGFNPHSSLSSRYSCWPVILVTYNLPPWLCMKRKHMMLTLLISGPKQPGNDIDVYLQPLIDDLKLLWVGVEVYDALRGESFKLKAVLFWTINDFPAYGNLSGSITKGYNACPVCVDETRPYRLKHSNKMAFMRHRRFLPRHHPYRRQAAAFDNTIEEDVAPSPLSGEEMLSRVEGLNIPFGKKKPCPPHKGVEAKNRPCWKKKSVFFELDYWKHLPVRHILDVMHIEKNCCDAILGTVLNIPGKTKDGAASRLDMVDMGIRTDLKPTPGPKRAKLPLASWNLLLDEKKILCSSFFNMTVPVRFCSNIRNLVSMEDLRLVGLKSHDCHTIMQILLPVALRSVLEKPVRYAIIRFCLFFKAICSKVIDVSKLQ, encoded by the coding sequence ATGGATAAATCATGGATGCATGCTGATAGAAGATCATTGAAGTTTAAGATAGGACTTGAAGACTTTCTTAAGTTCGCTTTAGCAAATGCACGCGACATATCAAAAATATGCTGTCCTTGTTTGAAGTGTTGTAACAATGATGAATTTTCTGTTGGAGTGATCAAGGACCATATATACTTTAATGGTATTGATGTTAGATATAAGCAATGGAAATGGCATGGAGAACCTTCTGCCATGAATGCCGATATATTAGGTGAATCCGAAACAGTAGATATGGGTACTGATTTTGGGATaggggatgaagatgatgagatTTCGAGTGACTCGAATGAGTTTCTTAGGTTTGTAGAGGATGGAGATAAGCCTTTGTATCCGGGTTGTACTAAGACTACAAAGTTAAATGGTTTGATACAAACGTTCAATTTGAAGGCAAAACACGGAATGACAGACTCTTGTTATTCTGACATGCTAATCATGATTGGCATGTTGCTGCCTGAAGGGAATGAGGTACCTGGGTCTATATATGAGGCTAAGAAAACACTTGCTGCATTGGGCATGGGCTATGAAAGGATTCATGCTTGTCCAAATGATTGCATCCTTTATAGAGGGCAGCATGCAGAAGCAACAAGTTGTCCAACCTGTGGTGAATCACGTTGGAAACTGGGTAGAGATAATACTAATAAGGAAGGGGTGCCTGGGAAGGTCTTGTGGTACTTCCCACCAATCCCGAGATTCAAACGGATGTTCCAATCGACCAAGACAGCTAAGGATTTGACTTGGCATGCCAATGATAGGAAAACAGATGGAATGATGAGGCATCCAGCAGATTCCCCGACTTGGAAGTTAGTTGACACAAAGTGGCCAGAATTTGGTAGCGAACCGAGGAACCTTAGGCTAGCCCTTTCCTCAGATGGGTTTAATCCCCACAGTTCATTAAGTAGCCGATACTCTTGCTGGCCTGTTATTCTTGTTACATATAACCTTCCTCCTTGGCTATGCATGAAGAGGAAGCACATGATGTTAACATTGTTAATATCTGGACCCAAACAGCCGGGAAATGATATTGACGTTTATTTGCAGCCTTTGATAGATGATTTGAAACTACTGTGGGTTGGGGTTGAAGTGTATGATGCCCTTAGAGGAGAGTCCTTCAAACTGAAGGCAGTCCTATTTTGGACTATTAACGACTTTCCCGCATATGGGAACCTCTCGGGCAGCATTACCAAAGGATACAATGCTTGTCCAGTTTGTGTTGATGAAACCCGACCATACAGGTTGAAGCATAGTAACAAAATGGCATTCATGAGACATCGCAGATTTTTGCCAAGACATCATCCATATCGAAGGCAGGCTGCAGCTTTTGACAATACCATAGAGGAAGATGTCGCTCCTTCACCATTAAGTGGAGAGGAGATGTTGTCAAGAGTTGAAGGTCTGAACATAccatttgggaaaaaaaaaccttgtCCCCCTCACAAGGGTGTTGAAGCGAAAAACAGACCttgctggaaaaaaaaatcGGTTTTCTTTGAACTTGATTACTGGAAACATCTTCCAGTGAGACACATTCTCGATGTGATGCACATTGAGAAGAATTGTTGCGATGCTATTCTTGGAACCGTATTGAACATTCCCGGGAAGACCAAGGATGGAGCTGCTTCTCGTTTGGACATGGTTGATATGGGCATCAGAACTGATTTGAAGCCTACACCTGGTCCGAAAAGGGCAAAGTTGCCTTTGGCGAGTTGGAACTTGCTGCTAGATGAgaagaaaatattatgctcTTCCTTTTTCAACATGACGGTTCCTGTGCGCTTTTGCTCAAACATAAGGAATCTGGTTTCAATGGAAGATTTGAGACTCGTTGGTCTTAAATCACATGATTGCCACACTATTATGCAGATTCTTCTCCCTGTGGCATTAAGATCAGTTTTAGAAAAGCCAGTTAGGTATGCTATTATTCGGTTCTGCCTATTCTTCAAGGCAATTTGTAGTAAGGTGATAGATGTTTCAAAACTTCAATAG